The Pukyongia salina genome segment TGTAATAGAAATTTCCGTCCTTATCGAAATCGAGTACCGGATCGGATCTAAAATTACCGGCATCCAAAACTCCGGGAAAAGTAAAGTTAAAACCACCATCTAGAGAATAACCGTAACCAGCCTGCCTGAAATTATTGCTTATAATATCAAACTGTCGCCACCCGATCACAATTCGGTTTGGATTTAATGGGTCTATGGCTAAGGAAGGTTCGTTGCCTGCATCCCCTACTATATTATCGCCATTGGCATCCACATTCACCTGGGTAGTGTAGAAATTAGGAGTTCGAACATTATATGCGGGAGTACGGGCCATTCGGCTTTTATCTACCGGCACATAAGGATCGTCCGGAACTTCGTTATGCATAGCTCGAATTTCATCTATGGTCTGTGCATTTCCGAAGACATAAAAAAGATTTACAATAAATAACAGAAGAAATAATCTATTCAATTTCATAGCTTTTTAATTTTTTGGCTGAATACATTTTAAATATATAACTTAATCTATACCTATAAGGCGTAAACAGGGGCTTTCCTGTCTTGATTTATAAATTTCAGGAGGTAGAAACTTTTAAAACGGCACAAAATCACAAACGCACTTGGCAATATGATACCTATTTAAGAATATCCAAAAAGCGTTATAAAGTATATGAAATTTACATATTTAAAGCTAAGCGGTAAGAGGAGTTGATCAGGCCCAAGAGTTTATGGCATTTTTTTTGAGAATCTGTAATATATCTAACACCTAATCCATCACCTCATGCCTAATCGTAGAAAATTACCCACAGTACACGCAGGAAGTATGGCGGATATCGCCTTTTTATTACTCATTTTCTTCCTGGTAACAACCACAATAGCAAAAGATAAAGGAATCGCCCGAAAGCTACCTAAAAAATGTCCTCCCGGACAGGTTTGTAGTCTCCCTATCCAAGAACGTAACGTGTTGCGACTTTTCTTAAATGATACGGGAGAACTGCTTGTGAATGACGAAATAATTCCTGTGTCACAATTAAAAGAAAAACTCATCGAGTTTATCGACAACAACGGGGATGGAAGTTGCCACTATTGCAATGGTTTGGGATCACTTCATTATTCCGAAAATCCGAAAAAGGCCGTGATATCCTTGAGTACAGATAGGCTGGCCGCGTATTCGGAGTTTATAAGAGTACAGGATGAGATCACTAAAGCATACCTGGATCTTCGTGAAAAATATGTCTTGGATCTTCTGAAAAAAACAGTAGCAGAACTTTCAGAATCCGAATTAGAGGAAGTAAAGACTGCTTATCCTTTTTTAATTTCAGAAGCTGAAATAAATTAATGGATTAATTGTAAGAATATCTATATATTGTGCTCTAAAATTTCCCACTTATGATGAAATCACTATACGCCTTTGCCCTACTGTTTTTCTCGTTTTTTACAACTATTTCTGCACAGGAACGACCTGTTAAGATCGTTGATGAACGAGTTCAAAATAGATTGATGATCTATGCCGTAAATGAGAACGAGCTGGATCTGGATGTTTCCATCAAGATCGAAGGGACAGGATTCCGTCAGCGTGCAGGCGTGCCAAGGCTTCACAGAGTTCCTAAAGCCTCCAAAGTTAATATTGCCAGCCTGGTAATTGAACGAGGTCGCGTACCGGTTTATACTTACGAACTAACGGTGAACGATAGCCTTTCCAGACGTGTAGTGCGCAAGCCCGCCGAACAGATCAAGATCGACCCTAAAAAGAATATACTCGTATATCTAAAAGAGGGCTGTACGTCTTGCGATAGTCTTGTAAGTAAACTGGATAAGAGTTATTACAAATACCGGAGTATGGATCTGCGTGAAAAACCTGAAGTAAAGGATTTCCTGGTTCGTACTTTTAAGTACACTAAAACCCCCTACGATTCTATTACAAACCCTATCATTAGCCTTGGAGGGACTTTGTATTCGGAAATTGAGACCTATGAGCAACTAGTTGCTAAGTTGAATGATGAAGTCACTGAAAATTCTGATGAAGCTGAGGACGAAGGCGACGGAAACTAATTCCGGGCTCATATCTCTTATTCTTTAATAACCACCACGGTAGCTTTGTGTCCTGTAAGTAAATTCCATTCGGCCGCAGAGATCAATTGGCCTTTATCATTATAAACGTGTAATTCGGCAGTGTTAGGTCCTGAACTACCTTGATTCAGCGCCTGGAAATCTATTACATTTTTACCCGGTTCTAACGTAAGTGTGAACCCTCCAAAAGATCCTCCAAGGGAAATTTCAGACTGAACCACATCTCCATTCACAAAAACCCTGATCTTGTCGCCATCTACAAATTCGTGATCCCTATATTTTACTTGTACAAACCCTCCTGAAGTCGTTACATCTCCCAAAAACTGGTCGCGACCATATTCGTCTTTCGCCTCTTTGTCTTTTTTAAACGCCTTGGGAACAATATTGGATGTGTAATCCATGAGCCCGTCTCCTTGGGTGAAATCCACCTTATCCTTATCATCATTAATATCGAGGGTTGTGTTGGGCTTAAGTGATGGATCGTAGTTGCTTAGGCTGGGCTTACTTATTGGTGGTAATTCAATACCTTCCGGTGCCTTAAAATTATCTTCCACTGGTTCCAGCTCCAGTGGTACATTTCTATTATCGATCTGGGCACTAAGCTGAGTGACTGAAAAAAGGAAGAAGATCAGTATAACGAAAAGTCGCATTATTTTTTTTTCTGAATCCATTACAACAATTACACCAAATTATAAGCCGATTTAAATTTTAACCAATTTTTTAACGGTTATCACATCGCCGGCGGCGTTTAATATATTTAAGAAATAGATTCCCGAATGAAGATCTGATGTATTGCTAATATGCAAGCGCGAGTCCTCTTTCTCGAATGCTATGTCGATACTTCTCCCGGAGATATCGTATAGCTTTAATTCTGAAATCTCATCAATGATCTCATTGTTTGCAATTACCGTAATAGAATTGTTGAACGGATTGGGATATACTGTTATTCCAAAGGTTTCATTGTTACTATTTCCTAATATGGAATTCTCGAATACTCTTACTGTAAAGTCGTCAAAATAGAAACCGTCACCGGGGATAGAATTATCGGTGGTCATTCTAAATCTGAAACGTACATCACTAAAACCTGCGTAAGCATCCAGTTCCAGAAGTTCTGTCATCCAGTTTTTATTTCTCGAATACTGTGCTAAAGTAACCCAGTTTGATCCTCCATCTGTAGATATCTGCAGGTCCACATAATCGTCGATCTCGACAGACCATTTACAGGCAAAAGTAAGGACAGGCGTGATATCTCCGGTAAAATCGAAACTCTCATTCAATGTAAAATAATTCACGGTGTTATTCTCTCCATTTCCTCCATCCGAGTCACCAAAACTGGAATTTCCACTATACGAATCATCTGCTACTACACCCCATTGAATTCCATTTCCTGTGGCGGTCCAACTCCCGGCTCCTGCCTCGGCATCATCGAAGAATAGGGTGGTTTTTTCACCTACATAGACCGGAATTACGATGGATTCATTCTCAACCCCATCCTGATATGTAGTAACTATTAGGTCGAAGGAGCTGTCATTAAATCCGGAGTCCAGACTAATAATGAACGGACTCGCACTGTTATCTTTTCTTGTTCTGGCGGCCACTGTACCATATCCATTGGCTGTAGGGACCATTACGTTGGGATGGCTAGTTGAAACAATCACACTTACATTTTGCGCGTCTGCTCCTACCCCCGTATTCTTGATCTCAACCACTAACTGAAATGATTCGCCGGGTAATACATCTCCAATTAAGGTATGACTTTGTACATCCAGATAAGCGCCTGCTATCCAGGATTGATAAAATAATGGTCGGACATTCTCGTCTACCAAAGCAAAAATAGTACTTGGTGTAGGCCAGAATCCGTTACCATCTATCTCGGGGGTCCATCCGTAAATGCCCTCAGAATGTAAATAATCGCGGGTAGTCCCACAACTGGTATAACCTAACATCTGAAAAGTTACACCATAAGGATAATCGTTCTCGTCTAAAAAGGCCGAGGCCCATTCAGAATACGTATTAAATTCGGGTGGAGAAGTATCAAACCCATAGGGCATCAAATAACTTCCCGCTGTGCTATGGGTTGAAAATGCAGTATTGGGCTCTATCACGTCGAGAAAATCGCGTACAGCCGTGGTTTCCGGCTCCGAAAATGGAGCTGTTCCACGGTAGGTCCCTGAACAAGGATCGGTACTGGAGCAGGATCCGTTCACACCGTATCCAAAACTATAGTTTCTGTTAAGATCTACCCCCGTGCATCCACCAGTATTTGGATTTCTGTTCTTTCGCCAAAAACCTCCTCCATTGGGGTTGGTGGTCTCATTGTATACATAACCATCGGGGTTAACTACCGGAACAAAATAGATCTCTCGATTATCCACCAGAAACTGCACCATGGGGTCGGTACTATAATTTTCAAGTAACCAGAACATATAGTTAATGGTAGTTGCCATGGATAGTGGTTCTCTGGCATGGTGTAAGGCATCGAAATAGGCAGCCGGTTCCGGTTCATTAATGTTTGGATTGTCGGATATTTTAACCATCCAGATCGGCCTTCCCTCTATACTCGTACCTATACTTGTTCGTGCTGTGATCAGGTTAGGGAAGTTTTGTTTCATTTCATCCAGCTTGGCTTCTACTTCCGCGAAAGTATAGAATCCACCCATAGATCCCAGGTCGAATCCCGCTGCTACGTTCGATGATCGGGTCATTTGCTGTTGGTTCTCCAGGTCGTTGGCCAGCATTTCCAGATAGTAAGCATTGTAATCGGGGATGGTTATCTCATACCGAAATCCATTCGCCCTCAATCTATCGATCTCGGTCTCGGTGAGATAGAGTGAGATACTTTGCTTGTCCTCAAATTCCGGGTGGTCCACATCAAAATTTAGCCCGGACAAACGTTCCAGCATGTTATTGTCCTCAAAGAACACCTTTACTTTGCTATAGGTAGGTTGCTGGGCATTGAGCATGGTGCTTCCCATCAGGAACATAACCAACAATATTGAACAGCTAAATATCTTTTTCACAATAATGCTTACTTTTTGGGTTTCAGGGCAACAAGGTACAAAATAAGTACCATGAGCGGAAGTATAACATATATAATGAGATCGGCCGGGTTAGACAGATCCAGCGGGGTATTGTCATCGGGATGAGGCACCCCGGTTGGAATTTGAAGTGACCATTTCTTCAGAAAAAACAACATGATTCAATTTTTATTTTAAAATACATAATTATCGGTCTAATAAACACGGTTTTAACAAATTATGTTAAGTATTTTGAATTCTCCTTTCTGAATGTTATAATAGATGGTTAACCTAAAAAACACTTCGCTACTATATGAGACAATTGAAAATTACGAAACAAGTTACCAATCGTGAAACCAAATCCCTGAATGTTTATTTACAAGATGTTAGTAAAATAGAAATGATCACCGCCGAAGAGGAAGTAGAACTCGCACGGCGTATACGCGAAGGCGATCAAAGAGCGTTGGATAAATTGGTAAGATCTAATCTTCGATTTGTAATTTCAGTTGCAAAACAATATCAAAATCAGGGTGTTAGTCTCCCCGACCTTATTAATGAAGGCAACGTTGGTCTGGTAAAGGCTGCAAAACGTTTTGATGAAACACGCGGTTTTAAATTCATCTCGTATGCTGTCTGGTGGATCAGGCAATCTATTCTTCAGGCTCTAGCCGAGAAATCCAGAGTAGTGAGACTGCCCTTGAACAAGATCGGACTCATGAACAAAGTACGAAAGGCGGCTATGCACCTGCAGCAAGTCTACGAACGG includes the following:
- a CDS encoding M14 family zinc carboxypeptidase → MKKIFSCSILLVMFLMGSTMLNAQQPTYSKVKVFFEDNNMLERLSGLNFDVDHPEFEDKQSISLYLTETEIDRLRANGFRYEITIPDYNAYYLEMLANDLENQQQMTRSSNVAAGFDLGSMGGFYTFAEVEAKLDEMKQNFPNLITARTSIGTSIEGRPIWMVKISDNPNINEPEPAAYFDALHHAREPLSMATTINYMFWLLENYSTDPMVQFLVDNREIYFVPVVNPDGYVYNETTNPNGGGFWRKNRNPNTGGCTGVDLNRNYSFGYGVNGSCSSTDPCSGTYRGTAPFSEPETTAVRDFLDVIEPNTAFSTHSTAGSYLMPYGFDTSPPEFNTYSEWASAFLDENDYPYGVTFQMLGYTSCGTTRDYLHSEGIYGWTPEIDGNGFWPTPSTIFALVDENVRPLFYQSWIAGAYLDVQSHTLIGDVLPGESFQLVVEIKNTGVGADAQNVSVIVSTSHPNVMVPTANGYGTVAARTRKDNSASPFIISLDSGFNDSSFDLIVTTYQDGVENESIVIPVYVGEKTTLFFDDAEAGAGSWTATGNGIQWGVVADDSYSGNSSFGDSDGGNGENNTVNYFTLNESFDFTGDITPVLTFACKWSVEIDDYVDLQISTDGGSNWVTLAQYSRNKNWMTELLELDAYAGFSDVRFRFRMTTDNSIPGDGFYFDDFTVRVFENSILGNSNNETFGITVYPNPFNNSITVIANNEIIDEISELKLYDISGRSIDIAFEKEDSRLHISNTSDLHSGIYFLNILNAAGDVITVKKLVKI
- a CDS encoding ExbD/TolR family protein, which translates into the protein MPNRRKLPTVHAGSMADIAFLLLIFFLVTTTIAKDKGIARKLPKKCPPGQVCSLPIQERNVLRLFLNDTGELLVNDEIIPVSQLKEKLIEFIDNNGDGSCHYCNGLGSLHYSENPKKAVISLSTDRLAAYSEFIRVQDEITKAYLDLREKYVLDLLKKTVAELSESELEEVKTAYPFLISEAEIN
- a CDS encoding sigma-70 family RNA polymerase sigma factor, whose product is MRQLKITKQVTNRETKSLNVYLQDVSKIEMITAEEEVELARRIREGDQRALDKLVRSNLRFVISVAKQYQNQGVSLPDLINEGNVGLVKAAKRFDETRGFKFISYAVWWIRQSILQALAEKSRVVRLPLNKIGLMNKVRKAAMHLQQVYERQPTIAEIAKELDETPAKVKSALKQSGKSLSMDAPFQEGENENNLYDVLRSTESPVPDRELMRESLQIEIERALDTLPDKEADVVRLNFGLADEPSMSLQEIGDTFGLSRERVRQIREKAIRHLRKDHKSHILKKYLG
- a CDS encoding adenylosuccinate synthetase, which codes for MLFFLKKWSLQIPTGVPHPDDNTPLDLSNPADLIIYVILPLMVLILYLVALKPKK